The nucleotide sequence CCCCGAACGAATCATTTTAATTCTTCCACCTCCGAGTCAAATTTGCTTGCAGGTGGGAGACCCCTGGATGATCTGCATACGCcaggggaaaacaaggtcgGCTTTGTCTGTGCACACGAGAGCTGCCTCCCTCGATATGGTGGTCAGTGTTGATGGTTTGCGGGTTTGCTCTGCCTACTCGCAATCGATTGTCACAATTTATTCGAGATGATCACTTGGCTCCATTCACTTATCAACAAACAGTGAGACCGGCTGGTTGATTGAATGCTGTACTCTTTGTTACTTGAATTGATTAACTGCCGGTAGGCAATATGTTGCTCGGTTAGGCGTTGGGGactaagaagaaaaaggggagcgaaaaaaaataaagcatTACCCGCACCCCCTtcaccaaaaaaaatcccCGCGGTTCGTGCATTGCTTGGGAGGGGACGACATGGATTAGGCGGATCAAGGCTCCATTTTCCCATGGCACTGCCGCCATTTAAAGATAGTACTAAAGGTGCCCGCCCCTTCCTTGCCTGGATCGCGCGAGGTCTTTCATGATGGCCATCGGTTCATCCGTTTTTTCTTATTGTCACTTACACTCTCTTCAAGTCCACACCAAGGTACACAGCTCGCTCGTTGTTACGTTGTACTTTGTCTTCTCTTCACAGTGTCCCTCTTTTGACCGGCAATCACTTTCCATTCGTTTGTCATTCGACTATACTTGCGCACCCGCAAGCGGAGCAGAGCTCATTTGTCCCTGGTTTACCCCCGGTCTGATCTCCTATTTTTATTCATTTTCGTGACATTCGTCTTCGAAACGTCTGCAAGCATCATCAGCCTACGTATtcaataccaaaaaaaaaacgacagcCATCGAAGGATCAGCAAACAGACATCCCAAAACTTTCTATACTCACAAGGTCCAGGTTGAGGCTATTCCTTGCCTCCCGTTGTCATCTGATTTATTTTGATCGTCTGGACGACCTTTTCATCTTTTCTTTAAATACTTGCTTTGCCAAGCTTGGAGCGAGCCAGtcgcttctctttttttttctgtcgagATGGTTCAATTCATGAAGTCGGTTCGTGTAGCAGCCATGGCAATCAGCGCGGTGCCAAAGGATATGAAAATCTCGGAGTCTGCTTCGGTTCAGGCTGTTGTCAAGACCATCGCGGCGGACACCATGTCATATTATAAGGGCTCAGCAACGGTAAGCATGGCTATCCCCCGTCGAGTGGGATAGAACATCGGTGCTAATACAAAACTTTATCTTAGAATTATGTTGATCTTGAAGCTCCTTATTGGTGGTGGCAGTCCGGTGCCTTGTTTGGTGCCATGAGCGATTATAGTCACTACACAGGGGACAAGAGCtgtgagtcttttttttttttttttttttctctctatgcattgtcttttttctttacttATACCTTGTACTGATGCGCTTGGCCAGATGACCAAACCATCGCAACAGCCCTTCTTGCGCAAACCGGATCCAAATATGACTTCATGAGCCCAGCGCATGAGGGACAGATGGGCAATGATGATCTCGGATTCTGGGGCTTTGCAGTCATGTCTGCAGCTGAGCGTAACCTCCCGCAACCAGAATCAAGCGTTCCCTCATGGCTGAAGATGAGTGAAAACATCCATGCGTCACTGGCAAGCAGGTGGGATACCACGACTTGTGGAGGTGGTCTTCTCTGGCAGATATTTGCCAGCAACCCGAACGGCCTCAATTACAAGAACAGCGTCAGCAACGGAGCTTTCTTCCAACTGTCTGCTCGCCTGGCCCGCGCCACCGGCAACCAGACTTACATGGACTGGGCCAACAAGATCTTTGACTGGTCGACGGGCGTCGGCTTCGTAGACCAGAACTTCCACGTGGTCGACGGCGCCGACAAGCGGGATGACTGTAAGAAGGTCAACCCGGTTTCCTTCACCTACACCAACGGCATCTATATGTACGGCGCCGCCCTCCTGGCCAACATGACGAGCGACCGCAAGTGGATTGACCGCACCCAGAAGTTTGTCGAAGCCAGCAAGGCCTACTTTGGCCCCACTGCGACGACCCCCGACATACTGTACGAGCCGGCCTGCGAGAGCGGCGGCACCTGCAACGTTGACATGAAGTCGCACAAGGGCCAGCTGGCGCGCTTCATGTGGGCCTCGACTCTGATGCAGCCCGCCATCCGCCCCGTCGTCGAGACGCTCCTGCTCCCGTCCGCCCAGGCCGCCGCCTCGACGTGCACAGGCGGCGCCAACGGCTCCCAGTGCAGCCACAGGTGGTGGACCGGCGCCTTTGACAACGACACGGGCCTGGGCCAGGAGATGTGTGCCCTCGAGACCATCCAAGGCATCCTGGCCGGATCGGCCGCTCCGCCCCTGCGCGGCAACGATATCAAGGACGTCCGAGTCCCCAAGCAAGGGGCCTCGGCTCCCGCTCCCAAGAGGCTTGTGAGAGAGGAACGCCGCCTGGCGGCTCGCCGTGCTTAAACGCATGAGCTGGAGTCCATTAGCGGATATTTCTGGTGATACATTCGGGGCGTTTTAGACAGTGTGGGATCGACTGCCATAACCACTTTCATGTTCATCATACATTACATTCTTAATATCCCACAGCTAGATCTGCCGTGGGTTATCTTTAGGGTACTGGgctattctttttttggatACACAATACTGGATATTCATTGCTGGCGTCGCTTTGCTGTCGAAGAAACAACCAAATAAACCAAAATAAAACGGCACAACGCCCATTATAGATATATGATATTCCATCAATCGGACAGCTTAGAACCTGGCCGTAATTCACAGTTGCTACCCTCAATCATTTGCGGTCTCATGTGGGAACATGCAGGTTCGATGGCGATGCCTCATCGTTCGAGAAATACACATGCACACACTTCGATGCAAATAGTTATACATGAACCTTAATGCAAAATCTATTCCAGCCTCAACACCTGAGCCATGCTACCATCAATTCCGAAAGAAACAGGTTCGTTAATGAGTATGGGTCACCACAAAAGGCTCTTGATGGTGAAACCTGCAATGCCAATCGGGTTGGCggtggagaagaagaaaaaaaaaacataaaaaCGCCAGCCTATTTGCACAATTACCATACAATCGATAGACCCTAAGAAGGATCAAACTCTGGTTCATCAAAGTTAAAGTCATCCAACCCAAACCCGCTTGTGAAAACTAAGGATTAATAGGGGAGCGATTCCACCCAGAAGTCATATCTTCGTAAAAGGTGTCCACAACACCCGTAACGCGGAGCAAAATCTATCAGAAATGTCGCAAGAAATCCTGAACCAAGGGATGCGTATGGCAGGCTCTGAAAGAGAGCTTTGTGTTGAAAGCCACCAACCAGTCACTTGCCAGCACCATCGGCTACTAGAGGCGAAACCGCAGTCACTCCAGCAGGCGATTCGCTAGCGTTCACCGAGTCCTCCTCAGCCGCTGAGGTGGATTGAGTGAGGTGAGAGTGCTGAAATGGTTCATGAGGCACGGTAACGGCACCGGGGCCGCTGCCCAGCTCGCTGAGTTGCCGCTCTATATGCAGGAAAGTTCACATTAGAAATGGTCGTCGCGCGTTACCTTTAAGAGCGCCGCGCAGACGCAGTGGACACATACCAAGATCACGAATTCGATGACGCAGCATCTGGTTCTCTCTCGTGAGCATTTGAGTCTCGGCCTGATAGAAGGCACTCTCGTCACGTCCACCCAGGGCCATGTGTTCGCTGTCGCCACTGATGGAAGTTGAGCGGAGCCTGGGGGAGGCAGTATAGCTTGGGGTCCTCTGCGCCATGTCCCCGCGCGTGAAATCACAGGAGCCGCGGTGCTGGGCCTGTACTGGTGAGCGCGGGTGTATGCTTGAGGCTGGTGCGGCCGACGGCAACGAAGAGGATGCCGGTCCGGATTGGACGGCGACATCGTCGCCGGTGGCCACATGAGGCAAATGTCCCTGGGCCTGTGCTTGCTGGAGCTGAATCTGCTGGTCGCGTATAACCTGTAGAAGACGGTTCTATTCCAAAAAGTCTTAGCTTCAACCATGTTTCCGTGAATGGAAACAGACGGAAGCGGGCTTTTGCAGACATCCACATACCACATGAGCCTCGGTCTCGGCCTCGAACTCCTGATGTATCTCGCCCAAGCTCGGCTGTCGACCATGACGGTTCAACGGATCCCGGCCAATCATGATTGGCGATCGTGGAGACGGAGGCATGTGGAGGTTGGGTCCGTTCTGATCCGCCACCATCTCGCCGGGCGCTGGTAGGTTGGGGTCGTTCAGCTGCAGGTTCACGAGTATGGAGGagcgtcgacgccgaccatgTGGCGAATGAAAGCTGTTCCTCGAAAGGGAACCAGTTGATGATCCTAGCCAAGAATGATGCGTGATGACGGGTCAGTTCAGATCAACCTTGCTTGAATAATACAGGATCCGCGGGGCGACCCGCAGCGAACACACCTCTGGAGTTCTCGTGCTGGAGCCCAGCGTTCATTGTGGCAGCTGCCTGTAGCGTGTTTCCCGGACGAGACGACGGAGAGGGGGGTGTATTGCGCTCTTCGGCAGAGCTGTTGTCGGTCGCCATGTCGGCTTTCTGAGGTTGCATACCTACTCAGGGGCGGAACTAGGTATCCAGGGTAAGTAAAAGGTACCTaggcctaggtaggtaagtctGTAGGTAGGTTGAGGCGAGGAGCTGGAATTATCGCTGAAAGTTTGGTTGGAATTTGAGTCGTGTGCAGTGTTGCCATGCGAACGGTCAACTTGACCAAGCTTCACATATTTTGTTTGGACGATTTCGATGGGTTCCAAGTCCTGATCTGACAAGGTTAAAGATGGTTGATGAGGTAGCTCACCACTTCAAACTACGTGTATTCtgggcaaggtaggtaaggtaggtatgagGAGGTAGGCAAGGTTAGGTAGCTATTGCCTGTAGGAGTTGCAGCGGTTACGTAGGTGCATGCCGCGGGGTCTAGGAGCTATCCATGCCATTGCATTGCAACGGTACGTGGTAACGTGAGGGT is from Pyricularia oryzae 70-15 chromosome 2, whole genome shotgun sequence and encodes:
- a CDS encoding mannan endo-1,6-alpha-mannosidase DCW1, coding for MVQFMKSVRVAAMAISAVPKDMKISESASVQAVVKTIAADTMSYYKGSATNYVDLEAPYWWWQSGALFGAMSDYSHYTGDKSYDQTIATALLAQTGSKYDFMSPAHEGQMGNDDLGFWGFAVMSAAERNLPQPESSVPSWLKMSENIHASLASRWDTTTCGGGLLWQIFASNPNGLNYKNSVSNGAFFQLSARLARATGNQTYMDWANKIFDWSTGVGFVDQNFHVVDGADKRDDCKKVNPVSFTYTNGIYMYGAALLANMTSDRKWIDRTQKFVEASKAYFGPTATTPDILYEPACESGGTCNVDMKSHKGQLARFMWASTLMQPAIRPVVETLLLPSAQAAASTCTGGANGSQCSHRWWTGAFDNDTGLGQEMCALETIQGILAGSAAPPLRGNDIKDVRVPKQGASAPAPKRLVREERRLAARRA